Proteins found in one Nocardia brasiliensis ATCC 700358 genomic segment:
- a CDS encoding FxsA family protein, translating to MPALVFVLYVITEIAALVAVGQWLGVIPAILLLIAGSAAGMLLVGSQGRRVFEQFRRVGRGEIAPGTAVADGALVAAGGFLMFVPGLVTSLIGLFLLLPPTRFLVRPMAAAFAARRVAKFQAAMPYRGVVIDGGEVIDGTVVHQYYDDGQGNARRAITNP from the coding sequence ATGCCCGCCCTGGTATTCGTGCTCTATGTGATCACCGAGATCGCCGCCCTGGTCGCCGTCGGCCAGTGGCTCGGCGTGATACCGGCCATTCTGCTGCTCATCGCCGGATCGGCGGCGGGCATGCTGCTGGTCGGCTCGCAGGGACGGCGGGTGTTCGAGCAGTTCCGCCGCGTCGGCCGCGGCGAGATCGCGCCGGGGACCGCGGTCGCCGACGGCGCGCTGGTCGCGGCGGGCGGGTTCCTGATGTTCGTGCCCGGCCTCGTGACTTCGCTGATCGGCCTGTTCCTGTTGCTGCCGCCGACCCGATTCCTGGTGCGGCCGATGGCTGCCGCGTTCGCCGCGCGCCGGGTCGCCAAGTTCCAAGCCGCGATGCCGTATCGGGGCGTGGTGATCGACGGTGGCGAAGTCATCGACGGCACCGTCGTGCACCAGTACTACGACGACGGACAGGGCAACGCGCGCCGCGCCATCACCAACCCCTAG
- a CDS encoding maleylpyruvate isomerase family mycothiol-dependent enzyme — MANELSRAEIWAMTHAERAALAEDLAELDQTQWASPSLCGEWTVEEVLAHLTAAASVGRIRWVRSALRARFDFALHNDRLLAAHRGATPAETLDRFRAVGTSTTATFGDTAAWLGEVVVHAQDIRRPLGLPREPALAAATAVARFYASRDFTVSGHSAIAGLRMTATDGPFEIGTGPEVRGTTTALVMAMAGRSAYCDDLTGPGLPTLRSRL; from the coding sequence GTGGCGAACGAACTGTCGCGTGCCGAGATCTGGGCGATGACGCATGCCGAGCGCGCGGCGCTGGCCGAGGATCTGGCCGAATTGGACCAGACGCAATGGGCGAGCCCGTCACTGTGCGGGGAGTGGACGGTCGAGGAGGTGCTCGCCCACCTGACCGCGGCGGCGAGCGTCGGCCGGATCCGCTGGGTGCGCAGCGCACTGCGTGCCCGGTTCGATTTCGCGCTGCACAACGATCGGCTGCTGGCCGCGCATCGGGGCGCGACACCCGCCGAAACGCTGGACCGGTTCCGGGCGGTCGGCACCAGCACCACCGCGACCTTCGGCGATACCGCGGCCTGGCTCGGCGAGGTGGTGGTGCACGCGCAGGACATCCGGCGCCCGCTCGGGTTGCCGCGCGAGCCCGCGCTCGCGGCCGCGACCGCCGTGGCCCGGTTCTACGCGAGCCGGGATTTCACGGTGTCCGGCCACAGCGCGATCGCGGGACTGCGCATGACGGCGACCGACGGCCCGTTCGAGATCGGCACCGGTCCCGAGGTGCGCGGGACGACCACCGCGCTGGTCATGGCGATGGCAGGCCGGAGCGCGTACTGCGATGATCTGACCGGGCCAGGACTGCCGACGCTGCGCAGCCGTTTGTGA
- a CDS encoding response regulator translates to MPITVLVVDDQELMRMGLKMVLGAHPDIEVIGEAANGAAAVSRAAELVPDVVLMDVRMPVVDGVTATARIVEAGHGCRVLVMTTFDLDEHALGALRAGASGFLLKDTPPEDLISAIRSVAAGDAVVSPKVTKRLLDRLIAEDPARMRDPGVLEVLTAREREVLEQIAAGRSNAEIAEQLYLSEATVKTHVGRVLTKLGLRDRVQAVVLAYETGLVRPGG, encoded by the coding sequence GTGCCGATCACCGTTCTCGTTGTCGACGACCAGGAACTCATGCGCATGGGGTTGAAGATGGTCCTCGGCGCGCACCCCGACATCGAGGTGATCGGGGAGGCGGCCAACGGGGCGGCGGCGGTGAGCCGCGCCGCGGAGCTGGTGCCCGACGTGGTGCTGATGGACGTGCGGATGCCCGTGGTCGACGGCGTCACCGCGACCGCGCGGATCGTCGAGGCGGGACACGGCTGCCGGGTGCTCGTGATGACCACTTTCGATCTCGACGAGCACGCGCTGGGCGCGTTGCGCGCGGGCGCGAGCGGCTTCCTGCTCAAGGACACCCCGCCGGAGGACCTGATCTCCGCGATCCGCAGCGTCGCCGCCGGTGACGCGGTCGTCTCGCCGAAGGTGACCAAGCGCCTGCTCGATCGGCTCATCGCCGAGGACCCCGCGCGGATGCGCGACCCGGGCGTGCTCGAGGTGCTCACCGCCCGCGAGCGCGAGGTGCTCGAACAGATCGCGGCGGGCCGGTCCAACGCCGAGATCGCCGAACAGCTGTATCTCTCCGAGGCCACCGTGAAGACGCACGTCGGTCGCGTGCTCACCAAACTCGGCCTGCGCGACCGCGTACAAGCCGTGGTGCTCGCCTACGAGACCGGCTTGGTCCGCCCGGGCGGTTAG
- a CDS encoding sensor histidine kinase, translating to MRRFSLWLRGKPIVSDSILAAVLLLLEILGVGNSAHKVAFLAVGVFLPLPIVLRRVYPRAMAAIALVSSLVATAVAYVVGDDADHITLFSLGIMLYTLVAYVGRREGLWFGLGVVLDSVLSNLALDKPAGGEAVFTVMFFALCWTLAEFIGARHAYDTEVAARLAVADYDKERRAHDAVSAERTRIARELHDVVAHAVSVIIVQADGAKYALRRDPDAAEQALTTIAGTGREALRELRRTVALLRTEHAPDQLPQHGTAGLARVVDMMRGAGLAVELELTGELDDVAPEVSLGVHRIVQESLTNTLRHAGPHPKAWVRVRRRDTDVTIDISDTGGVPLDEPAVRIKGGGMGLVGMRERIAVLGGTLETGRAADGAWRVQATIPLAPGLPE from the coding sequence GTGCGCCGGTTCAGCCTGTGGCTTCGCGGGAAGCCCATCGTCTCGGATTCGATACTGGCGGCTGTCCTTTTACTGCTCGAGATCCTCGGTGTCGGGAACTCGGCGCACAAGGTCGCCTTTCTCGCGGTCGGGGTCTTTCTGCCGCTACCGATCGTGCTGCGCCGGGTGTACCCGCGCGCCATGGCGGCGATCGCGCTGGTGTCGTCGCTGGTCGCGACGGCGGTCGCCTACGTGGTGGGTGACGATGCCGATCACATCACGCTGTTCAGTCTCGGGATCATGCTGTACACGCTCGTCGCCTACGTGGGCAGGCGGGAGGGGCTGTGGTTCGGGCTCGGCGTGGTGCTCGATTCCGTGCTCTCCAATCTGGCGCTGGACAAGCCCGCGGGCGGCGAGGCCGTCTTCACCGTCATGTTCTTCGCGCTGTGCTGGACGCTCGCGGAGTTCATCGGCGCGCGGCACGCCTATGACACCGAGGTCGCGGCCCGGCTCGCGGTCGCGGACTACGACAAGGAACGCCGCGCGCACGACGCGGTGTCGGCCGAACGCACCCGCATCGCCCGCGAACTGCACGACGTGGTCGCGCACGCGGTGAGCGTGATCATCGTGCAGGCCGACGGCGCGAAGTACGCCCTTCGACGCGACCCCGACGCCGCCGAGCAGGCGCTCACCACCATCGCGGGGACCGGCCGCGAGGCGCTGCGCGAACTGCGCCGGACCGTCGCGCTGCTGCGGACCGAACACGCGCCCGACCAGTTACCCCAGCACGGCACCGCCGGACTCGCCCGGGTGGTGGACATGATGCGCGGCGCCGGCCTTGCCGTGGAACTCGAACTGACCGGGGAGCTGGATGATGTCGCGCCCGAGGTCAGTCTCGGCGTGCACCGCATCGTGCAGGAGTCGCTGACGAACACGCTGCGCCACGCCGGGCCGCATCCCAAGGCGTGGGTGCGGGTGCGCCGCCGCGACACCGACGTGACGATCGACATCTCCGATACCGGCGGCGTCCCGCTGGACGAACCCGCGGTCCGGATCAAAGGCGGCGGAATGGGTTTGGTCGGAATGCGCGAACGTATCGCCGTGCTCGGCGGCACGTTGGAGACCGGGCGGGCCGCGGACGGCGCGTGGCGGGTGCAGGCCACGATCCCGCTCGCGCCCGGCTTGCCGGAATAG